From the genome of Candidatus Desulfarcum epimagneticum:
GCCGGCGAATGCGCGAGGCCATGGACCGGGCGCTTTCAAAGGGCGCGTCCCGCGCGGTCCTGTTCGGGTGCGACTGCCCGGGGGTCTCGGCCGATCTTCTGGCCCGGGCATGCGGGCTTGTGAAAAAAAACGACCTGGTCCTGGGCCCGGCCCTGGACGGGGGCTACTGGCTCATCGGGACAGGCCGGACCCAAGAGGCGCTGTTTTCCGCGGACATGCCCTGGGGAAGCGACCGGGTTCTGGAAAAAACACTGGCGGCGGCCCGGTCCCTGGGGCTTTCCCCGGCCCTTCTTCCCCCCCTGGCCGATGTGGACCTTCCTTCGGACCTGGCCCGGATTTTTCACTCTCCTTTGATGGCGGATCTGCCCGAGCCCGTGATTTCGGTCATCATTCCGACGCTCAATGAGGAAAAACGCCTGCCCGCCGCCATCAAATCCGCCCGGGCGCCCTCAACCGAGATCATCGTGGCCGACGGCGGCAGCGCCGACGCCACCCTGGACGCGGCCCGGAACGCGGGCGCCTTCGGGGTCCTCTCCCCCCGGGGCCGGGGAACCCAGCAAAACGCCGGGGCGGCCCGGGCAAGGGGCCGGATTCTTCTTTTTCTCCACGCCGACACCCGGCTTCCCGAGCGTTTCGGCGCGGATGTCATCGACATGTTGTCCCGGCCCGGCGCGTCGGCCGGGGCCTTTCGCCTGGGAATTTCCGGCTCTCACCCCGCCCGGGGCATGGTGGCGTTTTTCGCCAATTTAAGAAGCGCC
Proteins encoded in this window:
- a CDS encoding conserved hypothetical protein (Evidence 4 : Unknown function but conserved in other organisms), with the protein product MKGRLIVFTRFPEPGRCKTRLIPFLGEKNAAGLHRRMSALAIGAARDFCRKDPDWEIEIRFSGGDAEKMAGLYGPGLFRPQSSGSLGRRMREAMDRALSKGASRAVLFGCDCPGVSADLLARACGLVKKNDLVLGPALDGGYWLIGTGRTQEALFSADMPWGSDRVLEKTLAAARSLGLSPALLPPLADVDLPSDLARIFHSPLMADLPEPVISVIIPTLNEEKRLPAAIKSARAPSTEIIVADGGSADATLDAARNAGAFGVLSPRGRGTQQNAGAARARGRILLFLHADTRLPERFGADVIDMLSRPGASAGAFRLGISGSHPARGMVAFFANLRSAWLQLPYGDQALFVLKDVFEKAGGFPDAPIMEDYELVLKLKKMGRVRLASRAVSTSGRRWDELGFFKTLLINQAMIMGRRLKVGPKTLEKWYRYFKS